In Tissierellales bacterium, a genomic segment contains:
- a CDS encoding TetR/AcrR family transcriptional regulator: protein MIYSKFENLKSDKQKQIIEASLKEFAKNSFEKASTNEIVKNAEISKGSLFNYFNSKKELYIYLLDYSMYIIEDLYKEMDLKERDIFKRIGNFGIQKLRVHKEFPYVFDFLASAQLEESEEIKDIIGEKVALIYDRGIKEIYKDIDYSKFRDDIDIGRAIEILNWTMFGFGEKIIKEIETFKDSSAFGKKAIEEWEIYSHMLKNNFYK, encoded by the coding sequence ATGATTTATTCTAAATTTGAGAATTTAAAATCAGATAAACAAAAGCAAATTATAGAGGCTTCATTAAAGGAATTTGCTAAAAATAGTTTTGAAAAAGCATCTACCAATGAAATTGTAAAAAATGCAGAAATATCTAAAGGATCATTATTTAATTATTTTAATAGTAAAAAAGAATTATATATATATTTGCTTGATTACAGTATGTATATTATTGAAGATTTGTATAAAGAAATGGATTTAAAGGAAAGAGATATATTTAAAAGAATTGGAAATTTTGGCATACAAAAATTAAGAGTGCATAAAGAATTTCCTTATGTCTTTGATTTTCTAGCTTCTGCACAGCTAGAGGAATCAGAAGAAATAAAGGATATTATTGGGGAAAAAGTGGCTCTTATATATGATAGAGGAATTAAAGAAATATATAAGGATATAGATTATTCTAAATTTCGTGATGATATAGATATAGGAAGGGCAATTGAAATATTAAACTGGACTATGTTTGGTTTTGGGGAAAAAATTATTAAGGAAATAGAAACTTTTAAAGATAGTAGTGCATTTGGGAAAAAGGCTATTGAAGAGTGGGAAATTTATTCTCACATGCTAAAAAATAATTTTTATAAGTAA